A genomic window from Thiomonas arsenitoxydans includes:
- a CDS encoding tRNA threonylcarbamoyladenosine dehydratase: MHASPFVAIPPAETPNLDRRFGGLSRLYGPVGAQRILQAHAVVVGVGGVGSWAAEALARSGLGQLTLIDLDHVAESNINRQIQALDSTLGMSKVGALQARFAQINPECRVNGVEEFVDAENAEALIPANAQVVIDCCDQVRAKAALAALCLQRRQALFMAGAAGGKRHADALQCADLSEVTHDPLLSNVRYQLRRQHGAPRNGRIGVLCAFSKEAIIRPETSTCDPLAEEATPPDNSLNCAGFGSSAMVTASMGMMLVARAMDAML; encoded by the coding sequence ATGCACGCCTCCCCTTTCGTCGCCATCCCCCCCGCCGAAACGCCCAACTTGGACCGGCGTTTCGGCGGCCTTTCACGGCTGTATGGCCCGGTCGGCGCCCAACGCATCCTCCAGGCGCATGCGGTCGTCGTCGGCGTGGGCGGCGTGGGATCTTGGGCCGCCGAAGCCCTGGCCCGCAGTGGCCTGGGGCAGCTCACACTGATCGACCTCGACCACGTTGCCGAATCCAACATCAACCGGCAGATTCAGGCGCTGGACAGCACCTTAGGCATGTCCAAAGTGGGGGCGCTGCAAGCGCGATTTGCGCAGATCAACCCAGAGTGCCGCGTCAATGGAGTGGAAGAGTTCGTCGATGCCGAAAACGCCGAGGCACTCATTCCAGCTAACGCCCAGGTGGTGATCGACTGCTGCGATCAGGTGCGAGCCAAGGCCGCGCTCGCCGCGCTCTGCCTGCAACGCCGCCAGGCCCTATTCATGGCCGGCGCTGCGGGCGGCAAGCGCCATGCCGACGCCCTGCAATGCGCCGATCTGTCGGAAGTCACGCACGACCCGCTGCTCTCCAACGTGCGCTACCAGCTACGCCGCCAACATGGCGCTCCTCGCAATGGCCGCATCGGCGTGCTCTGCGCGTTCAGCAAGGAAGCCATCATTCGCCCCGAAACAAGCACTTGCGACCCGCTGGCCGAAGAGGCGACACCGCCCGACAACAGCCTCAACTGCGCCGGTTTCGGCTCCAGCGCGATGGTGACCGCCTCCATGGGCATGATGCTCGTCGCCCGCGCCATGGATGCCATGCTATGA
- a CDS encoding YeeE/YedE family protein, giving the protein MSSASVPVINATVLWAGFALSLVFGAIMQRTRFCTMGSVSDIVNMGSWMRMRMWVLAIATATIGFNLLAATGQIDSAQTIYTTSRVLWLSALVGGVLFGFGMVLASGCGSKTLVRIGEGNLKAVVVFVMIAIFAYITLRGITAEVRVRVFDKVAFNLSGPQDLPAIFAHATGLPLADLQLVLGLGVGLLLGIWALSAREFRTANNLLAGFGLGAVIVAVWFVSGKLGFLAEDPQTLQAAYIGTQNNKMESLSFVAPLAYTLFWFMMYSDASNVLTLGIVSVFGVIAGSAGMALITRQFRWEGFRGAEDTANHMVGGALMGIGGVTALGCTIGQGMSGVSTLSITSWIAFLSIVGGAVLGVKYQAWRVERTA; this is encoded by the coding sequence ATGTCGTCCGCTTCCGTTCCCGTCATCAACGCCACCGTCCTCTGGGCGGGCTTCGCCCTGAGCCTGGTGTTTGGTGCCATCATGCAGCGCACGCGTTTTTGCACCATGGGATCGGTAAGCGATATCGTCAACATGGGTTCTTGGATGCGCATGCGCATGTGGGTGCTGGCCATTGCCACCGCGACCATCGGCTTCAATCTGCTGGCCGCTACCGGGCAGATCGACTCGGCGCAGACGATCTACACCACGTCCAGGGTGCTCTGGCTGTCGGCCCTGGTGGGCGGCGTGTTGTTCGGCTTCGGCATGGTGCTGGCCTCGGGCTGCGGCAGCAAAACTCTGGTGCGCATTGGCGAGGGCAATCTCAAAGCCGTGGTCGTTTTTGTGATGATCGCGATATTCGCCTACATCACCCTGCGCGGCATCACGGCCGAGGTGCGGGTGCGGGTGTTCGACAAAGTGGCGTTCAATCTCTCGGGGCCGCAGGATTTGCCCGCGATCTTTGCCCACGCCACCGGGCTGCCGCTGGCCGATTTGCAACTGGTGCTGGGCCTGGGCGTCGGGCTGCTGCTGGGCATCTGGGCCTTGAGCGCGCGCGAGTTTCGTACCGCCAACAACCTGCTCGCGGGTTTTGGCCTGGGCGCCGTCATCGTGGCGGTCTGGTTCGTTTCGGGCAAACTGGGCTTTCTGGCGGAAGACCCGCAAACGCTGCAGGCCGCGTACATCGGCACGCAGAACAACAAGATGGAATCGCTGAGCTTTGTCGCGCCGCTGGCCTACACCCTGTTCTGGTTCATGATGTACAGCGACGCCAGCAATGTGCTGACGCTAGGCATTGTGTCGGTGTTCGGCGTGATCGCGGGTTCTGCCGGTATGGCGCTCATCACGCGCCAGTTCCGCTGGGAAGGTTTTCGCGGCGCGGAAGATACGGCCAACCACATGGTCGGCGGCGCGCTGATGGGCATTGGCGGCGTGACCGCGCTGGGCTGCACCATCGGCCAGGGCATGAGCGGGGTGTCCACCCTGTCCATCACCAGCTGGATCGCGTTTCTGTCCATCGTGGGCGGCGCTGTGCTCGGGGTGAAGTATCAGGCCTGGCGCGTCGAGCGCACCGCCTGA
- a CDS encoding IS1182-like element ISThsp1 family transposase: MPTSYRPYEPDQVMLLPAAPQDWLPPGHLAYFIHDTIDTLDLSAFYARYEGGGARNQPFHPAMMVKVLVYGYATGVFSSRKIERRLHEDLAFRMLAAGNFPKHRTIRDFRALHLQEFSDLFVQVVRLAREMGLVKLGTVAIDGTKVKANASRHKAMSYARMQHTEVELKKQIDALLARAKATDEAEAQEPELDIPAEIERREARLDAIRQARQRLEQRQREADAQRGRSDDDDRRPRGPDGKPRRGARFKRDFGVPEDKAQENFTDPDSRIMKRAGGGFDPSYNAQTAVDEAAHIIVAAELDNTAPDANWLLPMIDAIQENLGALPALGLADAGYRSEDNLRDAPIDLVVALGREGKQHAAIDAARLPHTAAMAAKMQTAAGRAAYRKRKWIAEPPNGWIKSVLGFRQFSLRGLERVRAEWKLVCAALNLRRMASLVPA, from the coding sequence ATGCCCACTAGTTACCGCCCCTATGAGCCGGACCAGGTGATGCTGCTGCCGGCGGCGCCGCAGGACTGGCTGCCGCCGGGCCACCTGGCTTACTTCATCCACGACACGATTGACACGCTGGACCTGAGCGCGTTCTACGCGCGCTATGAGGGTGGCGGAGCGCGCAACCAGCCCTTCCATCCGGCGATGATGGTCAAGGTTCTGGTGTACGGCTACGCCACCGGGGTGTTCAGCTCGCGCAAGATCGAGCGCCGGCTGCACGAGGACCTGGCGTTCCGGATGCTGGCAGCAGGGAACTTCCCCAAGCACCGCACGATCCGGGATTTCCGTGCGCTGCACCTCCAGGAATTCTCGGACCTGTTCGTGCAGGTCGTGCGCCTGGCGCGCGAGATGGGTCTGGTCAAGCTGGGCACGGTGGCCATCGACGGCACCAAGGTCAAGGCCAACGCGAGCCGCCACAAGGCCATGAGCTATGCGCGCATGCAGCACACCGAGGTCGAACTGAAAAAGCAGATCGACGCGCTGCTGGCGCGCGCCAAGGCCACCGACGAGGCCGAGGCGCAGGAGCCCGAACTCGACATCCCGGCCGAGATCGAGCGGCGCGAGGCGCGACTCGATGCGATCCGGCAGGCGCGCCAGCGGCTGGAACAGCGTCAGCGTGAAGCCGACGCGCAGCGTGGTCGCAGTGACGATGATGATCGCCGTCCCCGGGGGCCGGATGGGAAGCCGCGGCGCGGTGCGCGGTTCAAGCGCGACTTCGGCGTGCCCGAAGACAAGGCGCAGGAGAACTTCACCGACCCGGACAGCCGCATCATGAAGCGCGCCGGCGGCGGCTTCGACCCCAGCTACAACGCGCAGACGGCGGTGGACGAGGCTGCGCACATCATCGTGGCTGCGGAACTGGACAACACGGCACCCGATGCCAACTGGCTGCTGCCGATGATCGATGCGATCCAGGAGAACCTGGGCGCGCTGCCCGCGCTGGGTCTGGCCGACGCGGGCTATCGCAGCGAGGACAACCTGCGCGATGCGCCGATCGATCTGGTTGTGGCCTTGGGGCGCGAAGGCAAGCAGCACGCGGCCATCGATGCCGCGCGGCTGCCGCACACCGCGGCCATGGCCGCGAAGATGCAGACCGCCGCGGGACGCGCCGCCTATCGCAAGCGCAAGTGGATCGCCGAGCCGCCCAACGGCTGGATCAAGAGCGTGCTGGGGTTCCGCCAGTTCAGCCTGCGCGGCCTTGAGCGTGTACGCGCCGAGTGGAAACTCGTCTGCGCAGCACTGAACCTCCGGCGGATGGCCTCGTTGGTTCCCGCCTGA
- a CDS encoding RrF2 family transcriptional regulator, producing the protein MRLTSFSDFGLRALLVLAGSERETWSSVELATKLDISRDHLIKVLQRLAAGGYVQTTRGAGGGVRLARRATAIRIGEVLQWLEDDAPLTECFRDDGGQCLLTGFCALRPKLERARRAFYAALNETTLADCLNPALRKFVAVPLSTA; encoded by the coding sequence ATGCGGCTGACCTCTTTTTCCGATTTTGGCCTGCGCGCCCTGCTCGTGCTGGCCGGCAGCGAGCGCGAGACCTGGTCGAGCGTCGAGCTTGCGACCAAGCTCGATATTTCGCGTGATCACCTCATCAAGGTGCTGCAACGCCTTGCCGCCGGGGGCTATGTGCAGACCACGCGCGGCGCTGGCGGTGGCGTGAGGCTCGCCAGGCGCGCCACAGCCATTCGCATCGGCGAGGTGTTGCAATGGCTGGAAGACGACGCCCCGCTGACCGAGTGTTTCCGCGACGATGGCGGCCAGTGCCTGCTCACCGGCTTTTGCGCTTTGCGGCCCAAACTCGAACGCGCCCGCCGCGCGTTCTATGCCGCACTCAACGAAACCACCTTGGCAGACTGCCTCAATCCTGCGCTGCGCAAGTTCGTCGCCGTGCCACTGTCCACGGCTTGA
- the ybgF gene encoding tol-pal system protein YbgF, translated as MSRFTFSQAARPLRRVQQVLPAALLAAGLGMGLAAPAHADMFPDNEARRAILDLRNQVTQNQQATQNQLAQQAQQIQQIRNSLLDLSNQIEQMRGEIAQVRGKQDAATQQLNDALGKLQTSQQQLTQRLKPLEPVQVQINGQTYTVQPAEKAAFEQALATFRNGDFAGSATQLKAFLAQYPSSPYDADAQYWLANAQYAQKQYKDAIASFQGLIQSSPNNPRLPEAMLGLANCQIEVRQIVAARKTLNELVKTYPQSEAAQAGRDRLAKLR; from the coding sequence ATGAGCCGCTTCACTTTTTCGCAAGCCGCCCGCCCGCTGCGCCGTGTGCAGCAGGTGCTGCCTGCGGCTTTGCTGGCCGCGGGGCTGGGCATGGGTCTGGCCGCGCCAGCCCATGCCGACATGTTCCCGGACAACGAGGCGCGGCGCGCCATTCTTGATCTGCGCAACCAGGTGACGCAGAACCAGCAGGCCACGCAGAACCAGCTCGCGCAGCAGGCACAGCAGATCCAGCAGATCCGCAACTCGCTGCTCGATCTGTCGAACCAGATCGAGCAGATGCGCGGAGAAATCGCCCAGGTGCGCGGCAAGCAAGACGCCGCCACACAGCAGCTCAACGATGCGCTGGGCAAGCTGCAGACCAGCCAGCAGCAGCTCACCCAGCGCCTCAAACCGCTGGAGCCGGTGCAGGTGCAGATCAACGGTCAGACTTATACGGTGCAGCCCGCGGAAAAAGCCGCTTTCGAGCAGGCGCTGGCCACCTTCCGCAATGGCGATTTTGCGGGCAGCGCCACGCAGTTGAAGGCGTTTTTGGCGCAGTATCCATCCAGCCCGTATGACGCCGATGCCCAGTATTGGCTGGCCAACGCGCAATACGCGCAAAAGCAGTACAAGGATGCCATCGCCTCGTTTCAGGGCCTGATTCAGAGCAGCCCGAACAACCCGCGCTTGCCCGAAGCCATGCTGGGGCTGGCGAACTGCCAGATCGAAGTGCGGCAAATCGTCGCAGCGCGCAAAACGCTGAACGAACTGGTGAAGACCTACCCGCAGTCTGAAGCGGCCCAGGCCGGGCGCGACCGGCTGGCCAAGCTGCGGTGA
- a CDS encoding carboxymuconolactone decarboxylase family protein, producing the protein MSTSPVYPQADRELTQMRQSHAPSQFAAFQQFSQQAFAKGALDVRTKQLIAVAVAHVTQCPYCIRGHTKAALKAGARSVGGRRLLRST; encoded by the coding sequence ATGTCAACGTCCCCCGTCTATCCGCAGGCTGATCGTGAGTTGACGCAAATGCGTCAAAGCCATGCCCCGAGTCAGTTTGCTGCCTTTCAGCAATTCAGCCAGCAGGCCTTCGCCAAGGGCGCGCTGGACGTGCGGACCAAACAATTGATCGCGGTCGCCGTGGCGCATGTGACCCAGTGTCCCTATTGCATCCGAGGCCACACCAAGGCGGCTCTCAAGGCGGGCGCTAGGAGTGTGGGCGGCAGAAGGTTGTTGAGGTCGACGTAG
- a CDS encoding NAD(P)/FAD-dependent oxidoreductase, giving the protein MLNAALGRGAEVHWHLRGLQQMAVPLLKYFHNSRAQSHARATLAYSRLIAHATEEHAPLIEAAGAEDLVRRDGFRFVFRSARAFDDALIRARDLQARFGVRHAPEDGAALARAEPALRLRLAGAVHWLDPRAIRDPGALVQRYAALFVARGGRILLGDAATLQPAGAGWSVLCEAGRIDAGQAVLATGPWADGLIRKLGYRYPLFLKRGYHQHYPSAAVDLPLLDAERGYVLAPMRRGLRLTTGAEFAPIDAAPTPIQLAKAEALARELVDLGSALPEPPWHGARPCTADMLPVTGPAPRHSGLWFNFGHAHQGFTLGPVAGRLLAEMAAGERGWIDPTPYLPTRWH; this is encoded by the coding sequence ATGCTCAACGCCGCGCTCGGCCGCGGCGCGGAAGTCCACTGGCATCTGCGCGGGCTGCAGCAAATGGCGGTGCCGCTGCTGAAGTATTTTCACAACTCCCGTGCGCAGTCGCATGCCCGTGCGACCCTGGCCTACAGCCGGCTGATTGCCCACGCCACTGAGGAGCACGCGCCGCTGATCGAGGCTGCTGGCGCTGAGGATCTGGTTCGCCGCGACGGCTTCCGCTTCGTCTTCCGCTCGGCCCGGGCCTTCGACGACGCGCTAATCCGCGCCCGCGACCTGCAGGCCCGGTTCGGTGTGCGGCACGCACCCGAGGATGGCGCCGCGCTCGCCCGCGCCGAACCGGCGCTGCGCCTGCGGCTGGCCGGGGCCGTGCATTGGCTCGACCCCCGGGCGATCCGCGATCCGGGCGCACTGGTGCAGCGTTATGCGGCGCTGTTTGTCGCCCGTGGCGGCCGCATCCTGCTGGGCGATGCCGCGACGCTCCAGCCCGCCGGCGCCGGCTGGTCGGTTCTGTGCGAAGCCGGTCGCATTGATGCCGGACAAGCCGTGTTGGCGACTGGCCCATGGGCCGACGGCCTGATCCGCAAGCTCGGCTACCGCTACCCGCTATTCCTCAAGCGTGGCTATCACCAACACTATCCATCGGCGGCGGTGGACCTGCCACTGCTCGATGCCGAGCGCGGCTACGTTCTCGCGCCGATGCGGCGCGGCCTACGCCTCACGACGGGCGCCGAATTCGCCCCCATCGACGCGGCCCCCACGCCGATTCAGCTCGCGAAGGCCGAAGCCCTGGCGCGCGAGCTGGTCGATCTGGGCAGCGCGCTGCCAGAACCACCGTGGCACGGAGCCCGTCCCTGCACTGCCGACATGCTGCCGGTGACTGGCCCCGCGCCGCGGCATTCCGGGCTGTGGTTCAACTTCGGGCACGCCCACCAGGGATTCACCCTCGGCCCGGTGGCCGGCCGCCTGCTCGCCGAGATGGCGGCCGGCGAGCGTGGCTGGATCGATCCAACACCGTATCTGCCAACCCGCTGGCACTGA
- a CDS encoding hemerythrin domain-containing protein, with translation MEINLLSSTSAAAGFDAPLDMLSACHARIEKQCATLRRLVRHLDEHGVDQDARQAAANVMRYFDTAGRDHHADEELDLFPALLESMAGSDPVCLRDITQALTHDHRELAAVWQALRPQLERVALGEAGALDSSAVDEFVDHHTRHIAREESELLPMAKRLLGEEQLQEIGKAMQARRGAACETSFNGKKQR, from the coding sequence ATGGAAATCAATCTTCTTTCCTCGACGTCCGCTGCCGCGGGATTCGACGCGCCGCTGGACATGCTTTCGGCCTGCCACGCGCGCATCGAAAAACAATGCGCGACGCTGCGCCGCCTGGTGCGGCATCTCGACGAGCACGGAGTCGATCAGGACGCCAGGCAAGCCGCCGCGAACGTGATGCGCTATTTCGACACCGCGGGGCGTGATCATCACGCCGATGAAGAGCTCGATCTGTTTCCCGCGCTGCTGGAATCGATGGCAGGTTCAGACCCCGTCTGCTTGCGCGATATCACCCAGGCGCTGACCCACGACCATCGTGAACTCGCTGCCGTCTGGCAGGCGTTGCGCCCGCAACTGGAGCGCGTGGCGCTCGGCGAAGCGGGCGCGCTTGACTCTTCCGCGGTGGATGAATTCGTCGATCACCATACGCGCCACATTGCGCGCGAAGAAAGCGAGCTACTTCCCATGGCCAAACGGCTCTTGGGCGAGGAACAACTCCAAGAGATTGGCAAGGCCATGCAAGCGCGGCGCGGCGCGGCGTGTGAAACATCCTTCAACGGCAAGAAGCAGCGTTAA
- the ytfE gene encoding iron-sulfur cluster repair protein YtfE produces the protein MHTQDLPASSSSPFAGLPLGQLARDLPGSTAVFRRHRLDFCCGGDMTLEAAAQARQLDLATIERELSELSPQSLDDTPTDTLHDPDALIDLIVSRFHDVHRRELPELITLAAKVERVHKDHAEVPAGLAALLQEMLDELQEHMQKEEQILFPMMRRNPGAVLTPPISRMRAEHDDHGRMLQRVQDLTRDLRLPAEACNTWRALYAGLDKFTADFMQHVHTENNILFPQFEEQA, from the coding sequence ATGCACACCCAAGACCTCCCAGCAAGCTCCTCCTCACCGTTCGCCGGCCTCCCCCTGGGCCAACTGGCGCGCGATCTGCCTGGTTCCACCGCCGTGTTCCGGCGCCACCGGTTGGACTTCTGCTGCGGTGGCGACATGACCCTGGAAGCGGCCGCGCAGGCGCGCCAGCTCGACCTGGCGACTATTGAGCGCGAACTCTCGGAGTTGAGCCCGCAGTCGCTGGATGACACGCCCACCGACACGCTGCACGACCCCGACGCCCTGATCGACCTCATCGTCAGCCGCTTCCACGACGTACACCGGCGGGAGCTGCCGGAATTGATCACCCTGGCTGCCAAGGTCGAGCGCGTGCACAAGGATCATGCCGAGGTGCCGGCCGGTCTGGCGGCCCTGCTCCAGGAGATGCTCGACGAACTGCAGGAACATATGCAAAAGGAAGAACAGATCCTGTTCCCGATGATGCGCCGCAATCCCGGTGCGGTTCTCACCCCGCCGATCTCACGCATGCGCGCCGAGCATGATGACCACGGCCGGATGCTGCAACGCGTGCAGGATCTCACCCGCGATCTGAGGCTGCCCGCCGAGGCGTGCAACACCTGGCGCGCGCTGTATGCAGGTCTGGACAAGTTCACCGCCGATTTCATGCAGCACGTCCACACCGAAAACAACATCCTGTTCCCGCAGTTCGAAGAACAGGCGTGA
- the sufT gene encoding putative Fe-S cluster assembly protein SufT: MDDPIDSGPIILQRDVPATLVPLGTAGTLLQGTEVRITQRLGSHVTVVSEGRMYRIDGRYADALGLNDGQRQDIPAPTTREEAENAVLEQLATCYDPEIPVNIVELGLIYRLDVQPTDASGAAWAVDIDMTLTAPGCGMGNILTAEVEDKVRRIPGIARVNVELVWDPPWSLERMSEAARLQAGLW; the protein is encoded by the coding sequence ATGGACGACCCCATCGACTCTGGCCCCATCATCCTGCAGCGCGACGTCCCCGCGACCCTGGTGCCGCTGGGCACTGCCGGAACCTTGCTGCAGGGCACCGAGGTGCGCATCACCCAACGGCTGGGCAGCCACGTCACCGTGGTGTCCGAGGGCCGCATGTACCGCATCGACGGCCGCTATGCCGATGCGCTTGGGCTGAATGACGGGCAGCGGCAAGATATTCCCGCGCCAACGACGCGCGAGGAAGCCGAAAATGCCGTGCTGGAACAACTCGCCACCTGCTACGACCCGGAAATTCCGGTCAATATCGTGGAGCTAGGTCTAATCTATCGCCTGGACGTGCAACCGACCGACGCCAGCGGCGCCGCTTGGGCGGTGGACATCGACATGACACTGACCGCACCCGGCTGCGGCATGGGAAACATCCTCACCGCTGAGGTCGAGGACAAGGTGCGTCGCATTCCAGGAATCGCGCGAGTGAACGTGGAACTCGTCTGGGACCCGCCGTGGAGCCTGGAGCGCATGTCCGAGGCGGCCCGGCTGCAGGCGGGGCTGTGGTGA
- the pal gene encoding peptidoglycan-associated lipoprotein Pal: protein MRTTLVFTALAAALALGGCASPVPVKQAPVESKAPTAVEGGTAGANANGAGQNQVAAVQAPAETNAGPGPNVPKSVYFAFNSYTVESQYTPVLNANATYLTQHPQAHVQLQGNTDARGSREYNLALGQKRADAVMKGMELLGVKPSQMEAISYGKEKPKALGNTEADYAENRRVDIVYQR from the coding sequence ATGCGCACTACCCTGGTATTTACCGCACTCGCTGCCGCCCTGGCCCTTGGTGGCTGCGCGTCACCCGTGCCTGTCAAACAAGCGCCAGTCGAGTCCAAGGCGCCCACCGCCGTGGAAGGCGGCACCGCAGGCGCCAATGCCAACGGCGCTGGTCAGAACCAGGTCGCCGCGGTACAAGCCCCGGCTGAGACCAACGCCGGCCCCGGCCCCAACGTGCCCAAGAGCGTGTATTTCGCGTTCAACAGCTACACGGTGGAAAGCCAATACACCCCGGTGCTCAACGCCAACGCCACCTATCTCACGCAACACCCGCAGGCTCATGTGCAACTGCAGGGCAATACCGATGCCCGTGGCAGCCGCGAATACAACCTGGCGCTGGGCCAGAAGCGTGCAGATGCGGTGATGAAGGGCATGGAGCTGCTCGGCGTGAAGCCCTCGCAGATGGAAGCCATCAGCTACGGCAAGGAAAAGCCCAAGGCCTTGGGCAACACCGAGGCTGACTACGCCGAAAACCGTCGCGTTGACATCGTCTATCAACGATGA
- a CDS encoding DUF2249 domain-containing protein gives MEPLTVVNQPHSHRRADRVYPFDASGIAKRFRHAAIFGALNALEPGETMAFFNDHDPLPLLAQIAQHFGDKVRIEYVSRSPEGVQIDFHVQDVQAGA, from the coding sequence ATGGAACCCCTCACCGTCGTCAACCAACCCCACTCCCACCGCCGCGCCGACCGCGTCTATCCCTTCGACGCCAGCGGCATCGCCAAGCGCTTTCGCCATGCCGCCATCTTCGGCGCGCTGAATGCGCTGGAGCCGGGAGAGACCATGGCGTTTTTCAACGACCATGATCCCCTGCCGCTGCTGGCACAGATCGCGCAGCATTTCGGTGACAAGGTACGCATCGAATACGTCAGCCGCTCGCCCGAAGGGGTGCAAATCGACTTTCACGTGCAGGACGTGCAAGCCGGCGCCTGA
- a CDS encoding IS1634-like element ISThsp7 family transposase has protein sequence MFLKISSSGGHRYVRLVESFRNADGQPRQRTIATLGRLDEQGGPLDALLGALLRAKGRPSGDSDPSQVRFESALTLGDVWALHALWHELGFHGLGAIFRRARFTTAVEHAIRVMVFNRLCDPDSKLGVLRWLQTVSMPGIDVDKLTHQHLLRSMDALMDHQQAVDDCVAQLLRPLIDEDLSVVFYDLTTIRAEGLSQQDGDVRHFGLSKEGVIARQFLLGVVQTADGMPIFHEVFDGNAAEAPTLEPTLKKVLSRYPHIRRLVVVADRGLLSLDNIEALSKLHGAGDRPLEFILAVPGRRYGEFVDLLEPMSERAAQANQEIVEEAQWQGHRLVVVHSPVRATEQTQERLARIHALQQRADQLAGKLDAQDEGKVQRGRKLSDSGAKARFFHEVSDARLARIIKVDLQSDLFTYAIDETALARAQLMDGKLMLVTNVQDLSPAEVVRRYKSLADIERGFKVLKSEIEIAPVFHRRPERIKAHASLCFIALILYRVMRQRLKLASSELSPETALADLRRIQRHTVRIDSGAPIHGISTIQPRQADVLAALNIKKPTQDTQLPLL, from the coding sequence ATGTTCCTCAAGATCTCCTCCTCGGGCGGTCACCGCTACGTTCGGCTGGTGGAGTCGTTCCGCAACGCGGATGGCCAACCCCGGCAACGCACGATCGCAACCCTCGGGCGTCTGGACGAACAGGGCGGACCGCTCGATGCCCTGCTGGGGGCCTTGCTGCGGGCCAAGGGTCGGCCTTCGGGCGACAGTGATCCGTCTCAGGTGCGCTTCGAGTCGGCGCTGACGTTGGGCGATGTTTGGGCCCTGCACGCCTTGTGGCACGAACTCGGATTCCATGGCCTGGGCGCCATCTTCCGGCGCGCCCGGTTCACCACTGCGGTCGAGCACGCGATCCGTGTGATGGTCTTCAACCGACTGTGCGACCCAGACTCCAAGCTGGGCGTGCTGCGCTGGCTGCAGACCGTCAGCATGCCCGGCATCGACGTGGACAAGCTGACGCATCAGCACTTGCTGCGCAGCATGGATGCCCTGATGGACCACCAGCAAGCCGTCGACGACTGCGTGGCCCAGTTGCTGCGCCCGCTCATTGATGAAGACCTCTCGGTGGTCTTTTACGATCTGACCACCATCCGCGCCGAAGGTCTCAGCCAGCAAGACGGTGATGTACGCCACTTCGGCCTGTCCAAGGAGGGCGTGATCGCCCGGCAGTTCCTGCTGGGCGTGGTGCAGACAGCCGACGGCATGCCGATCTTCCACGAGGTGTTCGACGGCAACGCCGCCGAGGCGCCGACCCTGGAGCCCACCTTGAAGAAGGTGCTCTCGCGCTACCCGCACATCAGGCGCCTGGTGGTGGTGGCCGACCGCGGGCTACTTTCGCTTGACAACATCGAGGCGTTGTCCAAGTTGCATGGGGCTGGAGATCGGCCGCTGGAGTTCATCCTGGCGGTGCCGGGGCGACGCTACGGTGAGTTTGTCGATCTTCTCGAGCCCATGAGCGAGCGTGCTGCCCAGGCCAACCAGGAGATCGTCGAAGAGGCGCAGTGGCAAGGCCATCGCCTGGTGGTGGTCCACAGCCCCGTGCGAGCGACCGAGCAAACCCAGGAGCGCCTTGCACGCATCCATGCCTTGCAGCAACGCGCCGATCAGTTGGCCGGCAAGCTCGACGCCCAGGACGAAGGCAAAGTCCAGCGCGGGCGCAAGCTCTCGGATTCCGGCGCCAAGGCCCGCTTCTTCCACGAAGTCAGCGACGCCCGCCTGGCGCGCATCATCAAGGTGGACCTGCAGTCCGATCTGTTCACCTATGCGATCGATGAAACCGCACTCGCGCGAGCGCAACTCATGGACGGCAAGCTGATGCTGGTCACCAATGTCCAGGATCTGAGCCCGGCCGAGGTGGTGCGGCGCTACAAGTCGCTGGCCGACATCGAGCGTGGCTTCAAGGTGCTCAAGTCCGAGATCGAGATCGCCCCGGTGTTCCACCGCCGGCCCGAGCGCATCAAGGCCCACGCCAGCCTGTGCTTCATCGCGCTGATCCTGTACCGCGTCATGCGCCAGCGCCTCAAACTCGCCAGCAGCGAACTGTCTCCAGAAACCGCCCTGGCCGACCTGCGCCGCATCCAGCGCCACACCGTGCGCATCGACAGCGGCGCCCCCATCCACGGCATCTCCACCATCCAACCTCGCCAGGCCGATGTCCTGGCCGCACTCAACATCAAAAAACCCACCCAAGACACCCAACTGCCCCTGCTGTAG